In the genome of Egicoccus sp. AB-alg2, one region contains:
- a CDS encoding DUF998 domain-containing protein — protein MRPGTPLTPGERRLAVAAVVALAWYVTSWAVGGVLEDDYDPADQAISELFDLAASTAPRLLISSGLLVSALGLIGFGWLLHRRLPGSSPLGPAAVVGSGIATGLILAFPCTAGCPGLGTTWTDTGHGVLATVGYGLLVLAPLLIGWRIRPALPVLASWCWALGGAALAVFLVNQAGLLGWGTGIAQRVFNTTADVWYVVAAVWLLRGQHLSAHAEAAGLGRGRDRPPRRQRPGADP, from the coding sequence GTGCGACCCGGTACCCCGCTGACGCCGGGCGAACGACGCCTGGCCGTCGCGGCCGTCGTCGCGCTCGCCTGGTACGTGACGTCATGGGCCGTCGGCGGCGTGCTCGAGGACGACTACGACCCGGCCGACCAGGCCATCAGCGAACTGTTCGACCTCGCCGCGTCCACGGCCCCACGGCTCTTGATCAGCTCCGGGTTGCTGGTGAGCGCCCTCGGGCTGATCGGCTTCGGCTGGCTGCTCCACCGGCGCCTGCCAGGCAGCTCGCCACTGGGGCCGGCCGCCGTGGTCGGCTCGGGCATCGCGACCGGCCTGATCCTCGCGTTCCCCTGCACCGCGGGCTGCCCGGGGCTGGGAACGACGTGGACCGACACGGGCCATGGCGTGCTCGCCACGGTCGGCTACGGACTGCTCGTCCTCGCGCCCCTGCTGATCGGGTGGCGCATCCGCCCGGCGCTGCCCGTGCTGGCGAGTTGGTGCTGGGCCCTCGGTGGCGCCGCGCTGGCGGTGTTCCTCGTGAACCAGGCCGGCCTGCTGGGATGGGGCACGGGGATTGCCCAGCGGGTGTTCAACACCACCGCCGACGTCTGGTACGTGGTCGCCGCCGTGTGGCTGCTCCGTGGCCAGCACCTGTCCGCCCACGCCGAGGCGGCCGGGCTCGGCCGTGGCCGCGATCGACCCCCACGACGCCAACGACCCGGAGCCGACCCGTGA
- a CDS encoding HIT family protein, with translation MTDCIFCAIVAGHAPARVVHETPRTVAFLDINPATRGHTLVIPRDHARDLHDVHVIPRYPDDGLVLPWVPTPGDQRVLDAAAADLRGALRSA, from the coding sequence GTGACCGACTGCATCTTCTGCGCCATCGTCGCCGGCCACGCACCCGCCCGCGTGGTGCACGAGACGCCGCGGACCGTGGCGTTCCTCGACATCAACCCCGCCACGCGCGGGCACACGCTGGTGATCCCGCGCGACCATGCCCGCGACCTGCACGACGTCCACGTCATCCCGCGGTATCCCGACGACGGGCTCGTGCTGCCGTGGGTGCCGACCCCTGGTGACCAGCGGGTCCTGGACGCCGCCGCGGCGGACCTGCGCGGCGCCCTCCGCAGCGCCTGA
- the nuoK gene encoding NADH-quinone oxidoreductase subunit NuoK — MSPIGPLLLATLLFCVGVYGIIARRNAVLVLMSVELMLNAVNINLVAFQNLLWPAEEFVSGQLFALFIIAVAAAEVGVGLAIIFNMFRNRASVNVDDVDLMRW, encoded by the coding sequence ATGAGTCCGATCGGCCCGCTGCTGCTCGCCACGCTGCTGTTCTGTGTCGGCGTCTACGGAATCATCGCCCGGCGCAACGCCGTCCTGGTGCTGATGAGCGTCGAGCTGATGCTCAACGCCGTGAACATCAACCTCGTGGCCTTCCAGAACCTGCTCTGGCCCGCCGAGGAGTTCGTCAGCGGCCAGCTGTTCGCGCTGTTCATCATCGCCGTGGCCGCCGCCGAGGTCGGCGTCGGTCTGGCCATCATCTTCAACATGTTCCGCAACCGTGCGTCGGTCAACGTCGACGACGTCGACCTGATGCGCTGGTAG
- a CDS encoding group I intron-associated PD-(D/E)XK endonuclease, protein MPDQPSLPLADGRSAEPVVAAGGGAAVAAGEVATGHRAAHLAKAGRRSPDTIWRANPREQGLLGVTDAIAYFGRRGWAVSVPLIDSQPYDLVVDDGRRLHRVQVKTTTYRSPYGIFVVSLATRGGNRSFHTVKPFDAAASDLLYVLADDGGRWLIPTAGVAARTTLSLGAKVAAYRLAEP, encoded by the coding sequence ATGCCCGACCAACCATCCCTTCCGCTCGCCGATGGGCGCTCGGCCGAGCCCGTCGTGGCGGCGGGTGGTGGCGCCGCGGTGGCGGCGGGCGAGGTGGCGACGGGACACCGGGCGGCGCACCTGGCCAAGGCCGGCCGCCGCTCGCCGGACACGATCTGGCGCGCCAACCCGCGCGAGCAGGGGCTGCTCGGCGTCACCGACGCGATCGCGTACTTCGGTCGTCGGGGGTGGGCGGTCAGCGTCCCGCTGATCGACAGCCAGCCCTACGACCTCGTCGTCGACGACGGCCGGCGCCTGCACCGCGTGCAGGTGAAGACCACGACGTACCGGTCCCCGTACGGCATCTTCGTGGTGTCGCTGGCCACCCGCGGCGGCAACCGGAGCTTCCACACCGTCAAGCCCTTCGACGCCGCCGCCTCGGACCTCCTGTACGTGCTCGCCGACGACGGTGGTCGGTGGCTCATCCCGACCGCTGGCGTCGCGGCGCGGACGACCTTGAGCCTGGGCGCCAAGGTGGCGGCGTACCGCCTCGCAGAGCCCTGA
- the nuoL gene encoding NADH-quinone oxidoreductase subunit L, which produces MEALLDYAWLVVVLPLVSAVLTAAFGKLMPLRGSEFGIAAVGIALVLSLLIGWHTFTSGTIEPVEHAFRWSPLGGGFVLELGMLVDGLTAMMFVLVTTVSLLVHVYSREYMAHEPRFTYFFAMLSLFTFSMLVLVIANNTLQALIGWELVGLCSFLLIGFYWEEKSNQDAANKAFLVTKFGDVGLIVGVIVLSVPMFALAENGQVFNILQLNEAAAAGELATGTVVLGMLMIFLACISKSGQMPLHVWLPDAMAGPTPVSALIHAATMVTAGVFLLARLYPVLAQSAVVMTIVAVVGIITLFFGGLVALVQDDIKKVLAYSTVSQLGYMIAALGVGGYTAGIFHLFTHGFFKALLFLGSGSLIHAVHSNNMSDMGGMRKYMPHTYWTFIVGSLALAGFPMTAGFFSKDEILVSGQIWSGNGFVTGDLVFWVGLAAAFVTTFYMARACFLIFTGDFRGGHDTHGDPDVKHQAAQAAGVDPELVGHGVAEDAAEVQAHEQETVHVAAGGHAPAAGGGGSHDAAANAGAHGVAGGSHAVGHDDGHGGGHGHGHGGHHEPHESGLQMVVPLVILAVLSLTVGLIGSPLWTAENNFETWTATPILEEATYPFVEGGGYGEGEEDHGAEAAGLQGGGVLAAGPSVLAAAEEGAHPEILHGPPSWHFDVLALALVAFLAAVALAYRLYGRGLPAEDPTFKMGALSKVLVAKYGFDTFGYRYVVVPVRDKLATWATDFSNNRIDGWVAGAGTLTKRAAESTYQVLDQKVIDGGVNGAAFSAAWWSDRLKRLQSGDVQRYAGAIVAGTIVLVLAFAAAR; this is translated from the coding sequence GTGGAAGCACTCCTGGACTACGCGTGGCTGGTGGTCGTCCTGCCGCTGGTGTCGGCCGTGCTCACGGCCGCCTTCGGCAAGCTGATGCCACTGCGCGGCAGCGAGTTCGGCATCGCCGCCGTCGGCATCGCGCTGGTGCTCTCGCTGCTGATCGGCTGGCACACCTTCACCAGCGGCACCATCGAACCGGTCGAGCACGCCTTCCGGTGGTCGCCACTCGGCGGCGGTTTCGTGCTCGAGCTCGGGATGCTCGTCGATGGCCTCACCGCGATGATGTTCGTGCTGGTCACGACCGTCTCGCTGCTGGTGCACGTCTACTCGCGGGAGTACATGGCCCACGAGCCGCGGTTCACCTACTTCTTCGCGATGCTCAGCCTGTTCACGTTCTCCATGCTCGTGCTGGTGATCGCGAACAACACGCTGCAGGCCCTGATCGGTTGGGAGCTCGTCGGACTGTGCTCGTTCCTGCTGATCGGCTTCTACTGGGAGGAGAAGTCCAACCAGGACGCCGCGAACAAGGCCTTCCTCGTCACGAAGTTCGGTGACGTCGGCCTGATCGTGGGCGTGATCGTGCTGTCCGTGCCGATGTTCGCGCTCGCGGAGAACGGGCAGGTCTTCAACATCCTGCAGCTCAACGAGGCCGCGGCGGCCGGCGAGCTCGCCACCGGCACGGTCGTGCTGGGGATGCTGATGATCTTCCTCGCCTGCATCTCCAAGTCCGGCCAGATGCCGCTGCACGTGTGGCTCCCGGACGCCATGGCCGGCCCCACGCCCGTGTCCGCCCTGATCCACGCCGCGACGATGGTGACGGCCGGGGTGTTCCTGCTGGCCCGCCTCTACCCGGTGCTCGCCCAGTCGGCGGTCGTGATGACCATCGTCGCCGTCGTCGGCATCATCACGCTGTTCTTCGGTGGCCTCGTCGCGCTTGTCCAGGACGACATCAAGAAGGTGCTGGCCTACTCCACCGTCTCGCAGCTGGGCTACATGATCGCCGCGCTGGGCGTCGGCGGGTACACGGCCGGCATCTTCCACCTGTTCACGCACGGGTTCTTCAAGGCGCTGCTGTTCCTCGGCTCCGGGTCGCTGATCCACGCCGTGCACAGCAACAACATGTCCGACATGGGCGGCATGCGGAAGTACATGCCGCACACGTACTGGACGTTCATCGTCGGCTCGCTCGCGCTGGCCGGCTTCCCCATGACCGCCGGGTTCTTCTCCAAGGACGAGATCCTCGTGTCCGGCCAGATCTGGTCGGGCAACGGGTTCGTCACCGGTGACCTGGTGTTCTGGGTGGGCCTGGCGGCGGCGTTCGTCACGACCTTCTACATGGCCCGCGCCTGCTTCCTCATCTTCACGGGTGACTTCCGCGGCGGCCACGACACCCACGGCGACCCGGACGTGAAGCACCAGGCCGCCCAGGCCGCCGGCGTCGACCCGGAGCTCGTCGGCCACGGTGTCGCCGAGGACGCCGCCGAGGTACAGGCGCACGAGCAGGAGACCGTCCACGTGGCGGCCGGCGGCCACGCCCCGGCCGCGGGCGGGGGCGGCTCGCACGACGCCGCCGCCAACGCGGGTGCCCACGGTGTCGCCGGCGGCTCGCACGCGGTCGGCCACGACGACGGCCACGGTGGCGGCCACGGCCACGGCCACGGCGGCCACCACGAGCCGCACGAGTCGGGCCTGCAGATGGTGGTGCCGCTGGTGATCCTCGCGGTGCTGTCGCTGACCGTGGGCCTGATCGGCTCGCCGCTGTGGACGGCCGAGAACAACTTCGAGACGTGGACGGCCACGCCGATCCTCGAGGAGGCCACCTACCCGTTCGTCGAGGGCGGCGGCTACGGCGAGGGCGAGGAGGACCACGGCGCCGAGGCGGCCGGGCTGCAGGGCGGTGGCGTGCTGGCGGCAGGCCCGTCCGTGCTCGCGGCTGCCGAGGAGGGCGCGCACCCGGAGATCCTCCACGGCCCGCCGAGCTGGCACTTCGACGTGCTCGCGCTGGCCCTCGTGGCGTTCCTCGCGGCGGTCGCGCTCGCGTACCGCCTCTACGGCCGCGGGCTGCCCGCCGAGGACCCGACCTTCAAGATGGGGGCGCTGTCGAAGGTGCTCGTCGCCAAGTACGGCTTCGACACGTTCGGCTACCGCTACGTCGTGGTGCCGGTGCGCGACAAGCTCGCCACGTGGGCGACGGACTTCAGCAACAACCGCATCGACGGCTGGGTGGCCGGCGCCGGGACGCTCACCAAGCGGGCGGCCGAGTCGACCTACCAGGTGCTCGATCAGAAGGTGATCGACGGTGGCGTCAACGGGGCGGCGTTCAGCGCCGCCTGGTGGAGCGACCGTCTGAAGCGCCTGCAGTCCGGTGACGTGCAGCGTTACGCCGGCGCCATCGTCGCCGGAACGATCGTGCTGGTGCTCGCGTTCGCGGCGGCCAGGTAG
- a CDS encoding NuoM family protein — translation MDPQTAGWALIVALFLPLVGAGLLALMPARLDREIRWAAVGITGVAFAVVVAMTAAFDFGSTGELQFQTDVSWISAINANFHIALDGISLPLFFLTYLLPLLCAIYTTKILPAPGKPKAFLALMLLLQTGMAGTFVAFDLILFFIFWELVLVPMFFMIGMWGGARRDYASVKFFLYTLFGSIFMLVAFLAIYFQNGATTWDIQALSAAGGVGGLTFQTWAFLGIFLGFAIKVPMWPFHTWLPDAHTEAPTVGSVLLAGVLLKMGTYGFIRIALPILPDGAMRFAPIIGVLAVIGIIYGSLCCLAQTDVKRLIAFSSVGHMGFVMLGIAAMNESGIQAALFGNIAHGIVTGMLFFLAGSLHERYHTREIAEIGGGMFTKIPRYGVLFTYVAVASLGLPGLAGFWGEFTAMWAAISPGGGLADTYQGLYLVLVIFAAIGTVLTAGYFLWLLQRVNLGRPMARWADEPLQDVMRVEWVSWLPLLILILALGVYPRLVFGVQDAAVSNLMGWVLG, via the coding sequence ATGGACCCGCAGACCGCAGGTTGGGCACTGATCGTCGCCCTGTTCCTGCCCCTCGTCGGGGCGGGACTGCTGGCGCTGATGCCCGCCCGGCTGGACCGCGAGATCCGCTGGGCGGCGGTGGGCATCACCGGCGTCGCGTTCGCGGTGGTCGTCGCGATGACGGCCGCGTTCGACTTCGGCTCGACCGGGGAGCTGCAGTTCCAGACCGACGTGTCGTGGATCTCGGCGATCAACGCCAACTTCCACATCGCGCTGGACGGCATCAGCCTGCCGCTGTTCTTCCTGACCTACCTGCTGCCGCTGCTGTGCGCGATCTACACCACGAAGATCCTGCCCGCGCCCGGCAAGCCGAAGGCCTTCCTCGCCCTGATGCTGCTGTTGCAGACGGGCATGGCCGGCACCTTCGTCGCCTTCGACCTGATCCTGTTCTTCATCTTCTGGGAACTGGTCCTGGTCCCGATGTTCTTCATGATCGGGATGTGGGGTGGCGCGCGCCGTGACTACGCCAGCGTCAAGTTCTTCCTCTACACGCTGTTCGGGTCGATCTTCATGCTGGTCGCCTTCCTGGCGATCTACTTCCAGAACGGCGCGACCACCTGGGACATCCAGGCGCTGTCGGCGGCCGGCGGGGTCGGTGGCCTGACGTTCCAGACCTGGGCGTTCCTCGGGATCTTCCTCGGCTTCGCCATCAAGGTCCCGATGTGGCCGTTCCACACCTGGCTGCCCGACGCGCACACGGAGGCGCCGACGGTCGGCTCGGTCCTGCTGGCCGGCGTCCTGCTGAAGATGGGCACCTACGGCTTCATCCGGATCGCCCTGCCGATCCTGCCCGACGGGGCGATGCGCTTCGCCCCCATCATCGGGGTGCTCGCCGTCATCGGCATCATCTACGGGTCGCTGTGCTGCCTGGCCCAGACCGACGTGAAGCGCCTGATCGCGTTCTCGTCCGTCGGCCACATGGGCTTCGTCATGCTCGGCATCGCCGCCATGAACGAGTCCGGCATCCAGGCGGCGCTGTTCGGCAACATCGCCCACGGCATCGTCACCGGCATGCTGTTCTTCCTCGCCGGCTCGCTGCACGAGCGCTACCACACTCGCGAGATCGCCGAGATCGGCGGCGGGATGTTCACCAAGATCCCGCGCTACGGCGTGCTCTTCACCTACGTCGCGGTGGCGTCGCTGGGCCTGCCGGGCCTGGCCGGGTTCTGGGGCGAGTTCACCGCGATGTGGGCCGCGATCAGCCCGGGCGGCGGCCTCGCCGACACCTACCAGGGCCTCTACCTCGTGCTGGTCATCTTCGCGGCGATCGGGACCGTGCTCACCGCCGGCTACTTCCTGTGGCTGCTGCAGCGCGTGAACCTCGGCCGGCCGATGGCCCGCTGGGCCGACGAGCCGCTGCAGGACGTCATGCGCGTGGAGTGGGTGTCCTGGCTCCCGCTGCTGATCCTCATCCTCGCCCTGGGCGTGTACCCGCGCCTGGTGTTCGGCGTGCAGGACGCGGCCGTCAGCAACCTGATGGGCTGGGTGCTGGGCTGA
- a CDS encoding YajQ family cyclic di-GMP-binding protein yields the protein MAESSFDIEAGVDRQEVDNAINQAAREVATRFDFKDTDTVVEWAGEEGIRVESVSEDRTRAALEVLRDKIVKRKVSLKALDVADPRDVAGGRSRIDVALINTLPADLAKTIVKDIKATKLKVTPTNMGDHIRVAGKKRDDLQEIQAMVRSKDYDAPLRFTNYK from the coding sequence ATGGCCGAGTCCAGCTTCGACATCGAGGCCGGCGTCGACCGACAGGAGGTCGACAACGCCATCAACCAGGCCGCCCGAGAGGTGGCGACCCGCTTCGACTTCAAGGACACCGACACCGTCGTGGAGTGGGCCGGCGAGGAGGGCATCCGGGTCGAGTCCGTCTCCGAGGACCGGACCCGCGCGGCCCTCGAGGTGCTGCGCGACAAGATCGTGAAGCGCAAGGTGTCGCTGAAGGCGTTGGACGTCGCCGACCCGCGCGACGTCGCCGGTGGCCGCAGCCGCATCGACGTCGCGCTCATCAACACGCTGCCCGCCGACCTGGCCAAGACGATCGTCAAGGACATCAAGGCGACCAAGCTGAAGGTCACCCCCACCAACATGGGCGATCACATCCGGGTGGCCGGCAAGAAGCGCGACGACCTGCAGGAGATCCAGGCGATGGTCCGCTCCAAGGACTACGACGCGCCCCTGCGGTTCACCAACTACAAGTAG
- a CDS encoding STAS/SEC14 domain-containing protein, giving the protein MLGYAVEGRLERDDVERMQAEMRVAMEQHGDLRLLVRIDGMDDLTPEAVWQDLEMTPDYLRRVERLAVVGDERWHRWATTAARPFADAAHFPPEEQNDAWAWVRGEDADGA; this is encoded by the coding sequence GTGCTGGGCTACGCCGTCGAAGGCCGGCTCGAGCGCGACGACGTCGAGCGGATGCAGGCCGAGATGCGCGTCGCGATGGAACAGCACGGCGACCTGCGACTGTTGGTGCGCATCGACGGCATGGACGACCTGACACCCGAGGCCGTCTGGCAGGACCTCGAGATGACCCCCGACTACCTCCGTCGGGTCGAGCGTCTGGCCGTGGTCGGCGACGAGCGTTGGCACCGCTGGGCGACCACCGCGGCACGCCCGTTCGCCGACGCGGCCCACTTCCCGCCCGAGGAGCAGAACGACGCCTGGGCGTGGGTGCGCGGCGAGGACGCCGACGGCGCCTGA
- a CDS encoding NADH-quinone oxidoreductase subunit N: MAIDFFAIAPEIALTVTALIVLAADLALRGEAKQLVNPVAGLGTLVAIGFTIALWGEQRETFGGMFVVNEFAVVFKLLFLGSLLAILGISWRFFAEGRYFQGEYYFLLLTSFIGMLLMPSSRDLLLLFIALETVSVPAFVMAGLRKRDLYSSEAALKFFLIGVLSVALMLFGMSMVYGFAGSTYLPDIAAAMGGDAELTPLLLASVMLVIVGFAFKISAVPFHFWAPDTYAGSPMPVAAMLAVASKAAGFAGLMAVAFIAFEPVADVWAPVLGVLAILTMTIGNLVALQQRDLIRLLAYSSVAQAGYMLIPFGLARSGAPEVNDAAVSAIVFYLVAYAVMNIGAFGVAIAVNRRTGLRSLADYAGLAQKSPLMAMAMTVFLLSLGGAPPTVGLWAKFAIIEAALVEVTVFGIVLMVFLAINSVIAFFYYLRIVKGMWMDPAREGLPALQPGFQLSLVVLVLMVGTVVLGVLPGLVTDYSSLTSLLATG; this comes from the coding sequence ATGGCCATCGACTTCTTCGCGATCGCACCGGAGATCGCGCTGACGGTCACGGCGCTGATCGTGCTGGCAGCCGACCTCGCCCTGCGTGGTGAGGCCAAGCAGCTGGTCAACCCCGTCGCGGGGCTCGGCACGCTGGTCGCGATCGGCTTCACGATCGCGCTGTGGGGCGAGCAGCGCGAGACCTTCGGCGGCATGTTCGTCGTCAACGAGTTCGCCGTGGTCTTCAAGCTGCTGTTCCTCGGCAGCCTGCTCGCCATCCTCGGCATCAGCTGGCGGTTCTTCGCCGAGGGCCGCTACTTCCAGGGCGAGTACTACTTCCTGCTGCTCACGTCGTTCATCGGCATGCTGCTGATGCCGTCCTCGCGCGACCTGCTGCTGCTGTTCATCGCGCTGGAGACCGTGTCCGTTCCGGCGTTCGTGATGGCCGGGCTGCGCAAGCGCGACCTGTACTCCTCCGAGGCGGCACTGAAGTTCTTCCTCATCGGCGTGCTGTCGGTCGCGCTCATGCTCTTCGGCATGTCGATGGTCTACGGCTTCGCCGGGTCCACCTACCTGCCCGACATCGCGGCCGCGATGGGCGGCGACGCCGAGCTCACGCCGCTGCTGCTGGCGTCGGTCATGCTGGTGATCGTCGGATTCGCGTTCAAGATCTCCGCGGTGCCGTTCCACTTCTGGGCGCCCGACACCTACGCGGGCTCGCCGATGCCGGTCGCGGCCATGCTGGCGGTCGCGTCCAAGGCCGCCGGGTTCGCGGGTCTGATGGCCGTGGCGTTCATCGCCTTCGAGCCGGTCGCCGACGTGTGGGCGCCGGTGCTCGGGGTGCTCGCCATCCTGACGATGACGATCGGCAACCTCGTCGCCCTGCAGCAGCGCGACCTCATCCGTCTGCTGGCCTACTCGTCGGTCGCGCAGGCCGGCTACATGCTGATCCCGTTCGGGCTCGCCCGTTCCGGGGCCCCCGAGGTCAACGACGCCGCGGTGTCGGCCATCGTGTTCTACCTCGTTGCCTACGCCGTCATGAACATCGGTGCGTTCGGGGTCGCCATCGCCGTCAACCGTCGCACCGGCCTGCGCTCCCTGGCCGACTACGCCGGTCTGGCGCAGAAGAGCCCGCTCATGGCGATGGCGATGACCGTGTTCCTGCTGAGCCTCGGTGGCGCGCCGCCGACGGTGGGCCTGTGGGCGAAGTTCGCCATCATCGAGGCGGCGCTCGTCGAGGTCACCGTGTTCGGCATCGTGCTGATGGTGTTCCTCGCGATCAACTCGGTCATCGCGTTCTTCTATTACCTGCGCATCGTCAAGGGCATGTGGATGGACCCGGCCCGCGAGGGGCTGCCCGCGCTCCAGCCCGGCTTCCAGCTCTCGCTGGTGGTGCTGGTGCTGATGGTCGGCACCGTCGTGCTCGGGGTGCTGCCGGGCCTGGTCACCGACTACTCGTCGCTGACCAGCCTGCTGGCCACGGGCTGA
- a CDS encoding M48 family metalloprotease has protein sequence MFKSAKTFVLLAAMSGLLLLIGALVDPGNGGFLTLMLIVAIAMNFFSYFYSDKLAIKMARAQPMDEAQFPDVYATVRGLAQKANQPMPRLYLSPSPQLNAFATGRNPQNAAVCINQGLYQALDREELEGVIGHELQHVYNRDILIGSVAAMIGTAISYLALMLRWLPIMGGNDRNGMNPIAAIAASIIAPVVAMIIQASITRSRESLADHTGAELTGKPLALARALAKLERGANDPRLLRAGGTKAETNPAMQHLFIAAPFGGRAAMKLFSTHPPIPERIAALEEQARQMGQLGPGQSFADGWR, from the coding sequence ATGTTCAAGAGCGCGAAGACGTTCGTCCTGTTGGCCGCCATGTCGGGCCTGCTGCTGCTGATCGGCGCACTCGTCGACCCGGGTAACGGCGGCTTCCTGACGTTGATGCTGATCGTGGCGATCGCCATGAACTTCTTCAGCTACTTCTACTCGGACAAGCTCGCCATCAAGATGGCGCGGGCGCAGCCCATGGACGAGGCGCAGTTCCCGGACGTGTACGCCACCGTGCGGGGGCTCGCGCAGAAGGCCAACCAGCCGATGCCGCGGCTGTACCTGTCGCCGTCGCCGCAGCTGAATGCCTTCGCCACCGGTCGCAATCCGCAGAACGCGGCGGTGTGCATCAACCAGGGGCTGTACCAGGCGCTCGACCGTGAGGAGCTCGAGGGCGTCATCGGCCACGAGCTGCAGCACGTCTACAACCGGGACATCCTGATCGGTTCGGTCGCCGCCATGATCGGCACGGCGATCTCCTACCTCGCCCTGATGCTGCGGTGGCTGCCGATCATGGGCGGCAACGACCGGAACGGCATGAACCCGATCGCGGCCATCGCCGCCTCCATCATCGCACCGGTCGTGGCGATGATCATCCAGGCGTCGATCACCCGCTCGCGCGAGTCGCTGGCCGACCACACCGGGGCCGAACTCACGGGCAAGCCGCTCGCCCTCGCCCGGGCGCTGGCGAAGCTCGAGCGAGGCGCCAACGACCCGCGGCTGCTGCGGGCCGGGGGCACGAAGGCCGAGACCAACCCGGCGATGCAGCACCTGTTCATCGCCGCGCCGTTCGGTGGCCGCGCCGCCATGAAGCTGTTCTCCACGCACCCGCCGATCCCGGAGCGGATCGCGGCGTTGGAGGAGCAGGCGCGCCAGATGGGCCAGCTCGGACCCGGCCAGTCCTTCGCCGACGGCTGGCGCTGA
- a CDS encoding DedA family protein gives MSAGAQPAPAAREDRAVLRRLLLTLAVLRFAIPIAMLPLIPVMLGERFLLLLALRPGKELLLLGGGRARISGDPAILELWLAAFPFLVAAVWVFFALGRLYREALRTGDGPAWLHRAVPADRLALADRILAKRGPAIAVLGRIATIPPTVLAAAAGASDVPARRYLAADFVGAVAGFGTAVGAGYVLGRAYEDGGPWLTGAGVAFVVVLVLLLTRWIQREAEAMPAEPDTGAASPQGDGAPDA, from the coding sequence GTGAGCGCCGGCGCCCAGCCCGCGCCGGCGGCCCGCGAGGACCGGGCGGTCCTTCGCCGCCTGTTGCTCACCCTGGCGGTGCTGCGGTTCGCGATCCCGATCGCGATGCTGCCGCTCATCCCGGTCATGCTCGGCGAGCGCTTCCTGCTGCTGCTCGCGCTGCGGCCCGGCAAGGAGCTGCTGCTGCTCGGCGGCGGGCGTGCCCGGATCAGCGGCGACCCCGCGATCCTCGAGTTGTGGCTGGCCGCCTTCCCGTTCCTGGTCGCGGCCGTCTGGGTCTTCTTCGCGCTCGGTCGCCTCTACCGCGAGGCGCTGCGCACGGGCGACGGGCCGGCATGGCTGCACCGGGCGGTGCCGGCCGACCGGCTGGCGCTTGCGGACCGGATCCTCGCCAAGCGCGGCCCGGCGATCGCGGTGCTCGGCCGGATCGCGACGATTCCGCCCACCGTGCTGGCGGCGGCCGCCGGGGCGTCGGACGTGCCGGCCCGCCGGTACCTCGCTGCGGACTTCGTGGGTGCGGTGGCCGGGTTCGGCACGGCGGTGGGCGCCGGCTACGTGCTGGGACGGGCCTACGAGGACGGCGGCCCGTGGCTGACCGGTGCCGGCGTGGCGTTCGTGGTGGTCCTCGTGCTGCTGCTCACCCGCTGGATCCAGCGGGAGGCCGAGGCGATGCCGGCGGAGCCGGACACCGGTGCGGCCTCGCCGCAGGGCGACGGCGCGCCCGACGCCTGA
- a CDS encoding Fpg/Nei family DNA glycosylase — protein MPEGHTIHRLARDHTGWLAGTAVAVSSPQGRFAQGAALLDGSRFVGAEAYGKHLFHHYEGERVVHVHLGLYGKFHRHAVPPPEPRPTVRYRVVGDEVSLDLIGATQCHLVTPDEVEAITGRLGPDPLRDDADPDRAWTALQRRRIGIGQALMDQAVLAGIGNVYRAEILYVHGLHPETPANRITRAQWDSMWRTLRAWLRSGVEEQRIITVDPKEVGVSRAKLTSEQATYVYKSDRCPRCDTEVRRWDIAGRWAYACESCQPRPRRRGGSTAIRRTAASDRAAS, from the coding sequence GTGCCCGAGGGCCACACCATCCACCGGCTCGCCCGGGACCACACCGGCTGGCTGGCCGGTACCGCTGTCGCCGTGTCGTCGCCCCAGGGCCGCTTCGCGCAGGGCGCCGCGCTGCTCGACGGCTCCCGGTTCGTGGGCGCCGAGGCCTACGGCAAGCACCTGTTCCACCACTACGAGGGCGAACGGGTGGTGCACGTCCACCTCGGCCTGTACGGCAAGTTCCACCGGCACGCCGTCCCACCACCGGAGCCACGGCCGACCGTGCGCTACCGCGTCGTGGGCGACGAGGTGTCCCTCGACCTCATCGGCGCCACGCAGTGCCACCTCGTCACGCCCGACGAGGTGGAGGCGATCACGGGACGGCTCGGTCCGGACCCGCTGCGCGACGACGCCGACCCCGACCGGGCCTGGACGGCGCTGCAGCGCCGCCGCATCGGCATCGGGCAGGCCCTGATGGACCAGGCCGTCCTGGCCGGGATCGGCAACGTCTACCGGGCCGAGATCCTCTATGTCCACGGCCTGCACCCGGAGACCCCGGCCAACCGGATCACCCGCGCGCAGTGGGACAGCATGTGGCGGACGCTGCGCGCGTGGTTGCGCAGTGGGGTCGAGGAGCAGCGCATCATCACGGTGGACCCGAAGGAGGTCGGCGTGTCCCGGGCGAAGCTCACCAGTGAGCAGGCCACGTACGTCTACAAGTCGGACCGCTGCCCGCGATGCGACACCGAGGTACGCCGCTGGGACATCGCCGGGCGCTGGGCATATGCCTGCGAGTCGTGCCAGCCTCGTCCACGGCGGCGCGGCGGGTCGACAGCGATACGCCGGACCGCCGCCAGCGACCGGGCCGCGTCGTGA